A region of Candidatus Diapherotrites archaeon DNA encodes the following proteins:
- a CDS encoding PD-(D/E)XK nuclease family protein: MPYKFSPSSLSLLKDCPRCFWLQFNKGVKRPSGIFPSLPSGMDRVLKEHFDSFRDKGRLPPELKELDGEYRLFDDKALLDDWRNNFRGIRWIDGQGNVLMGAVDNLLVHKGRLVVLDFKTRGYPCKDDTHEHYQDQMDLYNFLLRKNGHKTEDYAYLLFYHPNKINENGDAVFHSDLKKMKISTENAQKIFDNALKTLNGSEPRAAEECGYCNWNKSK; this comes from the coding sequence ATGCCCTACAAATTCTCCCCATCGTCTTTGTCTTTGCTGAAGGATTGCCCGCGCTGTTTTTGGCTGCAGTTCAACAAGGGCGTGAAGCGGCCCTCCGGAATCTTTCCTTCCCTGCCGTCCGGAATGGACAGGGTTTTGAAGGAGCATTTTGACTCGTTCAGGGACAAGGGCAGACTGCCGCCGGAATTGAAGGAATTGGACGGCGAATACAGGCTTTTCGACGACAAGGCCCTGCTGGATGATTGGCGCAACAATTTCAGGGGCATCCGCTGGATAGACGGCCAAGGCAACGTTTTGATGGGCGCGGTTGACAACCTTTTGGTGCACAAAGGCAGGCTTGTCGTCCTGGACTTCAAGACAAGGGGCTATCCGTGCAAGGACGACACCCACGAACACTACCAGGACCAAATGGATTTGTACAACTTTTTGCTCAGAAAAAACGGCCACAAAACGGAAGACTACGCCTACCTGCTGTTCTACCATCCAAACAAAATCAATGAAAACGGCGACGCGGTATTCCACAGCGACCTCAAAAAAATGAAAATTTCAACTGAAAACGCGCAAAAAATATTCGACAACGCGCTAAAAACGCTGAATGGCTCGGAACCGCGCGCCGCGGAAGAATGCGGATACTGCAATTGGAACAAATCAAAATAA
- a CDS encoding DUF91 domain-containing protein, whose amino-acid sequence MSEIFYEEQIDKLRAWNESLQTEKAMLWKAEEDKAEQEISKIFNDKNFDSGNNLASEDFDTIFHLMRNFSNNRALSNLLYRENGLEQFNEKLRALLFGNETDFVNRVNEFFKLKGIGQQTLSQFLVAKDPSKFPLITWQTTEALNLGPQQEEKAYELAMRHFNIDDPTKYLDRTIDYLTNFIIFEEIKNLLGTEKYTSVNNLIWFGKKSANPEMPEEILENYSSISLEKDLKEYLAKNPHLIEKGLQLTEKEFNTKEVGKIDLLCKDQKGKQVIIELKKGRSSDEVVGQTLRYLGWIKKNKSENARAIIITNEPDNRLDYAIMPVENQISLKYYKVKFEINDKHTNQTTQEK is encoded by the coding sequence GTGAGTGAAATTTTTTACGAAGAGCAAATAGACAAATTGCGGGCATGGAATGAAAGCCTTCAAACCGAAAAGGCAATGCTGTGGAAAGCCGAGGAAGACAAGGCAGAACAGGAAATAAGCAAAATATTCAATGACAAAAACTTTGATTCCGGAAACAACTTGGCTTCGGAAGATTTTGACACGATTTTTCATTTAATGAGAAATTTTTCCAACAACAGGGCGCTTTCAAACCTTTTATACCGGGAAAATGGCTTGGAACAATTCAACGAAAAACTGCGCGCGCTTTTGTTTGGAAACGAAACCGACTTTGTCAACAGGGTCAACGAATTCTTTAAGCTCAAAGGAATTGGCCAGCAAACGCTCTCCCAATTTTTGGTCGCCAAAGACCCGTCAAAATTTCCCCTGATAACCTGGCAAACAACCGAAGCCCTCAACCTGGGCCCCCAACAGGAAGAAAAAGCCTATGAACTGGCAATGCGCCACTTTAACATTGATGACCCGACAAAGTACTTGGACAGAACAATAGACTACCTGACAAACTTCATAATTTTCGAAGAAATCAAAAACCTGCTCGGAACCGAAAAATACACGTCGGTAAACAACCTCATATGGTTTGGCAAAAAATCCGCAAACCCTGAAATGCCGGAAGAAATCCTCGAAAACTACTCGTCAATCTCATTGGAAAAAGACCTGAAAGAATACCTCGCAAAAAACCCGCATTTGATAGAAAAAGGACTGCAATTAACGGAAAAAGAATTCAACACAAAAGAAGTCGGAAAAATAGACCTGCTATGCAAAGACCAAAAAGGCAAACAAGTCATAATAGAACTCAAAAAAGGCCGGTCAAGCGACGAAGTCGTCGGGCAAACCCTCAGATACCTGGGCTGGATAAAAAAGAACAAATCAGAAAACGCGAGGGCAATAATAATCACAAACGAGCCGGACAACAGGCTCGACTATGCTATAATGCCGGTGGAAAACCAAATAAGCCTAAAATACTACAAAGTCAAATTTGAAATAAACGACAAACACACAAACCAAACAACGCAGGAAAAATAG
- a CDS encoding CRISPR locus-related DNA-binding protein — MARVLITTAYSSDSIVLLLTKFSIDRLFLLIDKKPDETQQKAVDDLKKTFEKVIEIKEKRVELFDIVAVAQDTANIIDALANTDEIFVNVTHGRKTQALGALFGAYARSTRVKKIVYVADQTKPNEFKDIITLPTLNFDLSTGQQEILEEAEKHDIPADLAKETEQSKAMVYRNLKELKQRGFIEETEDGKGFKLTDAGKIARM, encoded by the coding sequence ATGGCAAGGGTTCTCATAACAACGGCCTATTCCTCCGACTCAATCGTCCTCCTTTTAACCAAATTCTCCATCGACCGCCTGTTCCTTCTAATCGACAAAAAGCCCGATGAAACACAGCAAAAAGCCGTCGACGACCTCAAAAAAACATTCGAAAAAGTCATCGAAATCAAGGAAAAAAGGGTTGAACTATTCGACATCGTCGCGGTAGCACAGGACACCGCAAACATCATCGACGCACTCGCAAACACCGACGAAATCTTTGTGAATGTGACCCACGGCCGCAAAACACAGGCTTTGGGCGCACTATTCGGCGCCTACGCAAGAAGCACACGCGTAAAAAAAATCGTCTACGTGGCAGACCAAACCAAGCCAAACGAATTCAAAGACATAATAACCCTGCCCACACTCAACTTCGACCTCTCCACAGGCCAACAGGAAATCCTCGAAGAAGCCGAAAAACACGACATCCCCGCAGACCTCGCCAAAGAAACCGAACAAAGCAAGGCAATGGTCTACCGCAACCTAAAAGAACTGAAACAACGAGGCTTCATCGAAGAAACAGAAGACGGAAAAGGATTCAAGCTGACGGACGCGGGAAAGATTGCGAGAATGTGA
- a CDS encoding 26S protease regulatory subunit, whose protein sequence is MVSQSMKPPEDLFGGEEISCDLCGRIIPPNERYFAFTLGLEYYSLNGDGAEVEPVDVFADKTFCLNCSKRNGTNRKFNALKKNAGPEVSVNGPSDPRFERLGVDGDGLGNIGVEVVPSKGLDDVVLTPNTRKGVELALAHVRNAGKLMADWGLGEKFSYGNALALSFVGLPGTGKTLCAEALAKEAGKKLLVANASQLLNCFVGGTEKRISALFERASKSDCVLFFDEADSLASTRVSVQLGNDRYANSETNVLLQELEKFRGIVVFSSNMAGNFDPAFERRIGLHVLFEFPGKRERVELFKKLVPKKMPLAKGVCFEELAKEKFSGGDIKNVIINAARLCVSNSKSKVSQAHFVEAVEIVKNNRKNSGFLLGAEPEAKFRRHCFVS, encoded by the coding sequence ATGGTGTCGCAGTCGATGAAACCGCCTGAAGACCTTTTTGGCGGCGAGGAGATTTCGTGTGACTTGTGCGGGCGGATTATTCCGCCGAATGAGCGTTATTTTGCTTTTACTCTTGGCTTGGAGTATTATTCTTTGAACGGGGACGGGGCGGAAGTGGAGCCCGTTGACGTGTTTGCCGACAAGACTTTTTGTTTGAATTGTTCCAAGCGGAACGGCACCAATCGGAAATTTAACGCGCTTAAAAAAAATGCCGGTCCCGAGGTTTCGGTTAACGGGCCCAGTGACCCGCGTTTTGAAAGGCTTGGGGTTGACGGTGATGGCCTTGGCAATATTGGCGTTGAAGTTGTGCCGTCCAAGGGTTTGGATGACGTTGTTTTGACTCCGAACACGAGGAAAGGCGTTGAACTGGCTTTGGCGCATGTGAGGAATGCCGGAAAGCTCATGGCGGATTGGGGTTTGGGTGAAAAATTTTCTTATGGCAATGCCTTGGCTTTGAGTTTTGTGGGATTGCCTGGAACGGGCAAAACTTTGTGCGCGGAGGCCTTGGCGAAAGAGGCCGGCAAGAAATTGCTGGTTGCCAATGCTTCGCAATTGTTGAATTGTTTTGTCGGCGGCACCGAGAAAAGGATTTCGGCGTTGTTTGAGCGGGCTTCCAAGTCGGATTGTGTCCTGTTTTTTGATGAGGCCGATTCTTTGGCTTCTACGCGTGTCAGCGTTCAACTGGGCAATGACAGGTATGCGAACAGTGAAACCAATGTTTTGTTGCAGGAGCTTGAAAAGTTCAGGGGCATAGTCGTTTTTTCGTCTAACATGGCGGGAAATTTTGACCCGGCCTTTGAGAGAAGGATTGGCTTGCATGTCTTGTTTGAGTTTCCGGGTAAAAGGGAGCGCGTGGAATTGTTCAAAAAACTGGTTCCAAAAAAAATGCCGTTGGCTAAAGGCGTTTGCTTTGAGGAACTGGCAAAGGAAAAGTTTTCGGGCGGCGACATCAAAAATGTTATAATCAATGCGGCGAGGCTGTGTGTGAGCAACTCAAAGTCCAAGGTTTCACAGGCCCATTTCGTGGAAGCCGTTGAAATCGTGAAAAATAACAGGAAAAACTCGGGTTTTTTGTTGGGCGCGGAACCTGAAGCAAAATTCAGGCGGCATTGTTTTGTGAGCTGA
- a CDS encoding alkaline phosphatase family protein, translating to MVEMKKQRIVVVGLDGARHSVMKKWFAEGKLPYFKKLCDEGVFCELEANFPPHSMNGWTSIVTGNNPGKHGIYGIQIEKANSYENFIPDSTHIHGEKLYDILSENNKVVGIINLPLTYPAHKLNGIMVTDFLTPPLADYTYPKNFREKLDKIGYKILPEKTVRKEAGFFEENVDTMLKRFEAAKIFIEQFHWDFLFLAITETEEMHHNYASFLDKKHPNYQSGFEEKVIEFYQKAEAETKKLVDECGENTAVFIVSDHGFGPQYGMVYLNRLFEKNGLFKTKKRFDPVRSLITTIARLGLRSKAQKLVNILPFKMPKKLEKFLREKSYETSNADWPKTKVFCAGRGGEVRLNLKGREPQGTVSREEFEEFRKKVCETIMNAPELKGKVKKVHLKEELYWGPFLESIPDLFVEFEKPYLVSMKTGNVPIIEEKLGPIEGNHTRDAIFIAAGHGIKKNPGLAKARLFDVMPTILQLFGLPVPDGIDGKCLPILENAEQAKAGKAGEGKAKVHSTESAFDEEGEEAVKNRLAGFGYI from the coding sequence ATGGTTGAAATGAAAAAGCAGAGAATTGTAGTTGTCGGCCTGGATGGCGCGCGCCATTCGGTGATGAAAAAATGGTTTGCCGAGGGAAAACTGCCGTATTTCAAAAAGCTCTGCGATGAAGGCGTTTTCTGCGAACTCGAAGCGAACTTTCCGCCGCACAGCATGAACGGATGGACCTCGATTGTTACGGGCAACAACCCCGGAAAGCACGGCATCTACGGCATACAAATCGAGAAAGCAAACAGCTACGAAAACTTCATTCCGGATTCAACGCACATACACGGCGAAAAGCTGTACGACATACTGTCCGAAAACAACAAGGTCGTCGGAATCATAAACCTGCCCCTCACATACCCGGCGCACAAGCTCAACGGAATAATGGTCACTGATTTCCTCACTCCGCCGCTCGCCGATTACACTTACCCGAAAAATTTCAGGGAAAAGCTTGACAAAATCGGCTACAAGATCCTGCCGGAAAAAACCGTCCGAAAAGAAGCCGGCTTTTTCGAGGAAAACGTCGACACAATGCTGAAACGATTTGAGGCCGCGAAGATTTTCATTGAACAGTTCCACTGGGACTTTTTGTTCCTGGCGATAACCGAAACCGAGGAAATGCACCACAATTATGCAAGCTTCCTCGACAAAAAGCATCCCAACTACCAGTCCGGCTTTGAGGAAAAAGTGATTGAATTCTATCAGAAGGCTGAAGCCGAAACCAAAAAGCTTGTTGACGAATGCGGCGAAAACACCGCTGTTTTCATTGTATCCGACCACGGCTTCGGCCCGCAATACGGAATGGTTTACCTGAACAGGCTGTTCGAAAAAAACGGGCTGTTCAAAACCAAGAAAAGGTTCGACCCGGTCAGAAGCCTGATAACGACTATTGCACGGCTCGGTTTGCGCTCGAAGGCGCAGAAGCTCGTGAACATTCTGCCATTCAAGATGCCGAAAAAGCTGGAAAAGTTTTTGCGCGAAAAAAGCTATGAAACCTCGAACGCCGACTGGCCGAAGACAAAGGTTTTCTGCGCCGGGCGGGGAGGCGAAGTGCGCTTGAACCTCAAAGGCAGGGAACCGCAGGGCACGGTTTCAAGGGAAGAATTCGAAGAGTTCAGGAAAAAGGTTTGCGAAACCATAATGAACGCGCCGGAACTGAAAGGCAAGGTCAAAAAAGTGCATTTGAAAGAAGAGCTGTACTGGGGGCCGTTCCTTGAAAGCATCCCCGACCTGTTCGTGGAATTTGAAAAGCCATACCTTGTTTCAATGAAAACAGGCAACGTGCCCATAATCGAGGAAAAGCTCGGGCCAATCGAAGGCAACCACACGCGCGACGCTATTTTCATTGCCGCAGGGCACGGCATAAAGAAAAACCCTGGATTGGCGAAGGCAAGGCTGTTCGACGTCATGCCGACAATCCTGCAGTTGTTCGGCCTTCCGGTCCCGGATGGCATAGACGGGAAATGCCTGCCGATACTCGAAAACGCGGAGCAGGCGAAAGCCGGAAAAGCGGGGGAAGGAAAGGCGAAAGTGCATTCCACGGAAAGCGCGTTCGACGAGGAAGGCGAGGAAGCCGTGAAAAACAGGCTTGCCGGGTTCGGGTACATTTAA
- a CDS encoding glycosyltransferase family 39 protein yields MQSEKLLLKIFAAVAALAVIVRLFSIAIVPVAAYSDSVFHLQLAQAIVAGAGIDQGLGFPPPFFHVFAAVFSVVSGFSLNSEAVRVIPLVFSLAFLLSAFVFFRRFFSSKPLLCLAAFSFVAAQPLLVRYGSINYVDGPAAMFVLLSFFFLFEFQKTGSKSFLAMLLLSSVALAVTKLNSAVILPAIVMGLAWAAFSRKRGLASLAVFVVLLAFFSSAWFALNFAETGSFDPQLQRNIDLAEQGTIVRANAFERILSLPAFLWDFVQPDAFARLPFPGATYGMAFALFSLLALASLLFIAFGFSGLFRMKNALFLPLLAALVLAIVPLAGRNFDARIAIPFLPLLALPFGFAFEKFSRQKALPFFALAFALLSLYGVAYAGATSVYFKQAYDSEMPAYSFMKGLPDDAKVYSWNRHRAVMFYSGKNSDFDLDNVNENDPEAVFAVLSGKGYSHLFISCNERAFPDLTISALSGGGKMGIVFSDGCSRIFKINYGT; encoded by the coding sequence GTGCAGTCCGAAAAGTTACTGTTGAAAATCTTTGCGGCCGTTGCGGCTCTTGCCGTAATCGTCAGGCTGTTTTCGATCGCAATCGTTCCCGTTGCGGCTTACAGCGATTCCGTTTTCCATTTGCAGCTGGCGCAGGCGATTGTTGCGGGAGCAGGCATAGACCAGGGCCTCGGTTTTCCACCGCCGTTCTTCCACGTCTTTGCCGCGGTCTTTTCGGTTGTTTCGGGTTTCAGCCTGAACTCGGAGGCGGTGAGGGTTATACCGCTTGTTTTCTCGCTTGCCTTCCTTCTTTCCGCTTTCGTTTTTTTCAGGCGCTTTTTTTCCTCTAAGCCATTGCTTTGCCTTGCGGCTTTTTCCTTTGTCGCAGCCCAGCCTTTGCTGGTGCGTTACGGTTCCATAAACTATGTCGACGGGCCGGCCGCAATGTTCGTTCTGCTCTCGTTCTTTTTCCTTTTCGAATTCCAGAAAACCGGTTCCAAAAGTTTTTTGGCAATGCTTTTGCTTTCGTCCGTTGCATTGGCGGTGACGAAGCTTAACTCGGCTGTAATCCTGCCGGCGATTGTCATGGGCCTCGCATGGGCTGCATTTTCACGAAAGCGTGGCTTGGCTTCGCTTGCGGTTTTCGTTGTTCTGCTTGCATTTTTTTCCTCGGCCTGGTTTGCCCTGAATTTCGCAGAGACCGGCTCGTTTGACCCGCAGTTGCAGCGCAACATCGACCTCGCCGAACAGGGAACCATTGTGAGGGCGAACGCGTTCGAGCGCATTCTTTCATTGCCTGCTTTCCTCTGGGATTTTGTGCAGCCTGACGCGTTCGCAAGGCTCCCTTTTCCAGGCGCGACTTATGGAATGGCGTTTGCGTTGTTTTCTCTGCTTGCCCTTGCGTCGCTTTTGTTCATCGCTTTCGGTTTTTCCGGTCTTTTCCGCATGAAAAATGCGCTTTTCCTGCCGCTGCTTGCAGCGTTGGTGCTTGCAATTGTTCCGCTCGCCGGCCGCAACTTTGACGCGCGCATCGCGATTCCCTTCCTGCCGCTGCTTGCCTTGCCTTTCGGTTTCGCGTTTGAAAAATTTTCAAGGCAAAAGGCCTTGCCTTTTTTTGCGCTCGCATTCGCCTTGCTTTCATTGTATGGCGTGGCTTATGCCGGCGCCACTTCGGTTTATTTCAAACAGGCGTATGATTCGGAAATGCCCGCGTATTCCTTCATGAAAGGCCTGCCGGATGATGCCAAGGTTTATTCGTGGAACAGGCACCGCGCAGTCATGTTTTATTCGGGCAAAAACTCGGACTTCGACCTTGACAATGTCAACGAGAATGACCCGGAAGCGGTTTTTGCAGTGCTTTCCGGAAAAGGCTATTCGCACCTGTTCATCAGCTGTAATGAGCGCGCGTTTCCAGACCTAACCATTTCGGCGCTGTCCGGCGGCGGCAAAATGGGCATTGTTTTCAGTGACGGATGTTCCAGAATATTTAAGATAAACTACGGGACATGA
- a CDS encoding flippase-like domain-containing protein: MDKKTIFLYAVGLLSLAAVFSVFNVDLKVFFSVKPEWLALPILISVLLVVVYAWRTKFLLLALGHKAFSFADLVKIEFVNKLVLQTAPAKLNIPAKAIMLVKKCGIPRNDALSVSAFEHFLDLFVLLALGVFGFFVFAPISSHYSANIGIATAALVFVSMGFFVLPAGFYDFLTAKTDFLRKRRFLGLANIALVYIREMRRAWLDLVLHRHMFIVIPIVLAYIALNAIAIKLLFLSIGHNIAFGYIVAAFAITRLFSGISNIPGGFGIREASFVILFGFVGIPSDASFFVAIAWRAIGTLPLLLSYPIMLEMGLKKFD; encoded by the coding sequence ATGGACAAAAAGACGATTTTTTTGTACGCTGTCGGCCTGCTGTCATTGGCCGCGGTTTTTTCGGTTTTCAACGTCGACCTGAAGGTTTTTTTCTCAGTGAAGCCCGAATGGCTGGCTTTGCCGATACTGATTTCTGTGCTGCTTGTCGTTGTTTACGCGTGGCGCACGAAATTCCTGCTGCTTGCATTGGGCCACAAGGCGTTTTCGTTTGCCGACCTGGTGAAAATAGAGTTCGTGAACAAGCTTGTGCTGCAGACCGCGCCCGCAAAGCTGAACATTCCCGCGAAGGCGATAATGCTTGTCAAAAAATGCGGCATCCCGAGGAATGACGCGCTGTCGGTTTCGGCTTTCGAGCATTTTTTGGACCTGTTTGTCCTCCTGGCGCTGGGAGTCTTCGGTTTTTTTGTTTTTGCGCCGATTTCCTCGCATTACTCTGCCAACATCGGCATTGCCACGGCGGCACTTGTTTTTGTTTCAATGGGCTTTTTTGTTTTGCCTGCGGGGTTTTATGATTTTTTGACAGCCAAAACGGATTTCCTGCGCAAGCGCAGGTTTTTGGGCCTTGCCAACATTGCTTTGGTTTACATCAGGGAAATGCGGCGCGCATGGCTTGACCTGGTTTTGCACAGGCACATGTTTATTGTGATTCCGATTGTGCTGGCTTACATTGCCCTGAACGCCATCGCAATAAAGCTGCTTTTCCTTTCAATAGGCCACAACATCGCCTTCGGTTATATTGTGGCGGCTTTCGCGATAACGCGGCTTTTCAGCGGCATTTCTAACATTCCGGGCGGATTCGGCATAAGGGAGGCATCGTTCGTCATACTGTTCGGCTTTGTCGGCATTCCATCCGACGCGTCCTTTTTTGTAGCAATCGCATGGCGTGCAATTGGAACACTGCCGTTGCTTTTGTCTTATCCGATAATGCTTGAAATGGGCCTCAAGAAATTCGATTAG
- a CDS encoding glycosyltransferase family 4 protein: protein MRIAYLALSESLGGRDAGFTHSAKMCEALSTAGNEVELFTQAGKKTALNKVKVHELRLHKNPLKRIAQLRQLKKFLQGFDVIHERYSVNPQTLLLTKGSGAVHVLEVNDPGIETWNGVKRIVFAPMIAAKLDSADAIITQTGTLKKILQKQAKKQVFVVSNGVEPEDFAVPKSKAAGERKKIGRRAKNIVAFAGSFREWHGAGIVPEIAEKVLAECPGTVFVMAGDGREREKTLQAVEMKGLQKNFVFMKGVAHEKIPRLLSAADVCIAPFSLNNFPQMKQLGFWWCPVKLFEYMAAGRPTVSFDFAEVRKILGDSALLAKPDDIEGFASLVIKALKDKKLAQRLGAEGKRRAKKNSWKIKAKETVAVYAAIAKKKHPQRPNRIS from the coding sequence ATGAGAATAGCCTATCTTGCGCTCTCGGAAAGTCTGGGCGGAAGAGACGCGGGCTTCACGCATTCCGCAAAAATGTGCGAGGCGCTCTCCACGGCAGGCAATGAAGTCGAGCTTTTCACGCAGGCCGGGAAAAAAACCGCGCTCAACAAAGTCAAAGTGCACGAATTGCGCCTGCACAAAAATCCCTTGAAAAGAATTGCGCAATTGCGGCAGCTCAAAAAATTTCTGCAGGGCTTCGATGTCATACACGAACGCTATTCTGTGAACCCGCAGACGCTTCTTCTTACAAAAGGCTCCGGAGCCGTGCACGTGCTAGAAGTCAACGATCCTGGCATTGAAACGTGGAATGGCGTGAAAAGGATCGTGTTCGCGCCGATGATTGCGGCAAAGCTGGATTCCGCCGACGCCATCATCACGCAGACCGGAACTCTGAAAAAAATCCTTCAAAAGCAGGCAAAAAAACAGGTTTTCGTGGTTTCAAACGGCGTCGAGCCGGAAGACTTCGCGGTTCCGAAAAGCAAGGCCGCAGGCGAGAGGAAAAAAATCGGCCGGCGCGCAAAAAACATTGTCGCATTCGCCGGCTCTTTCAGGGAATGGCACGGAGCAGGCATCGTGCCGGAAATAGCGGAAAAAGTCCTTGCTGAATGCCCCGGAACTGTTTTTGTGATGGCTGGCGACGGAAGGGAACGTGAAAAAACCCTCCAAGCGGTTGAAATGAAAGGCCTGCAAAAAAATTTTGTCTTCATGAAAGGCGTTGCGCATGAAAAAATTCCGCGTCTGCTTTCAGCGGCCGATGTCTGCATTGCGCCGTTTTCATTGAATAATTTCCCGCAGATGAAACAGCTGGGCTTCTGGTGGTGCCCGGTCAAGCTGTTCGAATACATGGCCGCCGGCAGGCCGACCGTGAGCTTTGACTTTGCGGAAGTGCGCAAAATTCTCGGAGATTCGGCGTTGCTTGCAAAGCCGGATGACATTGAAGGGTTCGCATCACTGGTCATCAAGGCCCTCAAAGACAAAAAGCTTGCGCAAAGGCTCGGCGCGGAAGGCAAAAGGCGCGCGAAAAAAAATTCGTGGAAAATCAAGGCAAAAGAAACAGTTGCCGTTTACGCCGCCATTGCAAAGAAAAAGCACCCGCAACGGCCTAATCGAATTTCTTGA
- a CDS encoding glycosyltransferase family 4 protein produces the protein MKKLKIMHLTHHFWPCTGGVEKVVLDTCNALAENGIECVVACLNRCPKEKKKLKAEETLGRTKIIRLGFADLKYYKPAFGLLKAIKRENPDILHVHGLGFFSDFALLSKPLHKKPVVVSTHGGIFHTKSMGIAKKVYFNAFQKILLKRAGRIIAVSENDERLFSKIVPAKKIRLLENSVSLEKFFALSGRKRKNSFVFVGRLSKNKRVDRLLEAFAEAKKSLPGLSLHVCGGDFDDLQEKLARQAVEAGLEKNVFFDGSLSEKELLQRLGKSEFFVSASEYEGFGISLAEAMAAGCIPIVNRIPSFEKIVEDGKSGFIADFSDAKKTARKISEIARKPAMEKQKIVKNAEKKAQEYSIEKNIGKLVKLYSEVAE, from the coding sequence ATGAAAAAGCTCAAAATAATGCATTTGACGCACCATTTCTGGCCCTGCACGGGCGGCGTGGAAAAAGTTGTTCTGGACACATGTAATGCGCTCGCGGAAAACGGCATTGAATGCGTTGTGGCCTGCCTCAACAGGTGCCCGAAAGAAAAGAAAAAACTGAAAGCGGAGGAAACGCTTGGCAGGACAAAAATAATCAGGCTCGGGTTTGCGGACCTAAAATACTACAAGCCGGCTTTCGGCCTGCTCAAGGCAATCAAAAGGGAAAACCCGGATATTTTGCACGTGCACGGCCTCGGCTTCTTCTCGGATTTCGCATTGCTGTCAAAGCCGTTGCACAAAAAGCCGGTCGTTGTTTCAACGCACGGCGGCATATTCCACACCAAAAGCATGGGCATTGCAAAAAAGGTTTATTTCAACGCGTTCCAGAAAATCCTGCTGAAGCGCGCCGGCAGAATCATTGCGGTAAGCGAAAACGACGAAAGGCTTTTCTCAAAAATCGTGCCCGCAAAAAAAATCCGCCTGCTCGAAAACAGCGTGAGCCTTGAAAAGTTTTTCGCGCTCAGCGGCCGGAAAAGGAAAAACTCTTTCGTTTTCGTGGGCAGGCTCTCCAAAAACAAGCGCGTCGACAGGCTGCTTGAAGCGTTTGCCGAGGCAAAAAAAAGCCTTCCCGGCCTGAGCCTGCACGTGTGCGGCGGCGATTTCGATGACCTGCAGGAAAAGCTGGCCAGGCAGGCGGTTGAAGCCGGCCTTGAAAAAAACGTTTTCTTCGACGGAAGCCTCTCCGAAAAAGAGCTGCTGCAAAGGCTCGGCAAATCAGAATTCTTCGTTTCCGCCTCCGAATACGAGGGCTTCGGCATTTCCCTTGCCGAGGCGATGGCGGCAGGCTGCATTCCTATAGTCAACAGGATTCCGAGCTTTGAAAAAATCGTTGAAGACGGGAAAAGCGGTTTCATCGCGGATTTTTCGGACGCAAAAAAAACCGCGCGGAAAATCTCTGAAATTGCGCGCAAGCCCGCAATGGAAAAGCAAAAAATCGTGAAAAACGCGGAAAAAAAGGCGCAAGAATACTCAATAGAAAAAAACATCGGCAAACTTGTGAAACTTTATTCGGAAGTGGCGGAATGA